From the genome of bacterium, one region includes:
- a CDS encoding arsenate reductase ArsC, producing the protein MSAKVILFACVHNAGRSQMAAAFFNQLANPSKAIGISAGTQPGSGIHPVVMEVMKEAGVDLSQAKPQLLTDELARSASLLITMGCGEACPVVPGLKRDDWPLKDPKGLLLDEVKTIRDEIRLKVQTLIQQEDWN; encoded by the coding sequence ATGTCCGCAAAAGTAATTCTGTTTGCTTGTGTGCATAATGCCGGACGCTCGCAAATGGCTGCGGCATTTTTTAATCAACTGGCTAATCCCTCTAAGGCCATTGGGATTTCGGCAGGAACCCAACCGGGAAGCGGTATTCATCCGGTTGTGATGGAAGTGATGAAAGAAGCAGGAGTTGATTTATCTCAGGCGAAACCCCAATTACTGACTGATGAACTGGCTCGCTCGGCTTCTCTCTTAATCACCATGGGATGCGGAGAAGCTTGCCCCGTTGTGCCGGGTTTAAAACGTGATGACTGGCCATTAAAAGATCCTAAAGGACTCTTATTAGATGAAGTAAAAACCATCCGTGATGAAATTCGCTTGAAAGTGCAGACATTAATCCAACAAGAAGACTGGAATTAA